A genomic window from Desulfonatronovibrio magnus includes:
- a CDS encoding GNAT family N-acetyltransferase produces MNIPGIRKVLPEDEKALYEMMILAFSADPIVRWSFPDPSVYVKVMPFISRYFGGRSVEHGSAFCFQDYTGLVQVLPHGVQPDFEKLFELNTKYVPSHVLSDLFAVYQEMEKYYPKDAVWHLAWTAVDPACRGRGYGRALMEHALAHCAKKEWPVYLESTSTRSVAFYQRLGFRLLGKIQVKNSPPMFPMIRDNV; encoded by the coding sequence ATGAATATACCCGGAATTCGCAAAGTACTGCCCGAAGATGAAAAAGCTTTGTATGAAATGATGATTCTGGCTTTCAGCGCAGATCCGATTGTTCGCTGGTCATTTCCTGATCCATCTGTATACGTTAAGGTAATGCCTTTTATAAGCAGGTATTTTGGGGGCAGAAGCGTTGAGCATGGCAGTGCTTTCTGCTTCCAGGACTATACAGGCCTTGTCCAGGTGCTGCCCCACGGAGTCCAGCCAGACTTTGAAAAACTGTTTGAGCTGAACACAAAGTATGTTCCATCCCATGTTCTGTCTGATCTTTTTGCAGTTTATCAGGAAATGGAGAAATATTATCCTAAGGATGCTGTGTGGCATCTGGCTTGGACAGCCGTTGATCCAGCCTGTCGTGGCCGCGGATATGGCCGGGCATTAATGGAACACGCCCTTGCGCACTGTGCAAAGAAGGAATGGCCTGTTTACTTGGAGTCCACCTCTACAAGAAGTGTTGCCTTTTACCAGCGACTGGGCTTTAGACTGCTGGGCAAAATCCAGGTCAAAAACTCCCCGCCCATGTTTCCCATGATTAGAGATAACGTCTAA
- a CDS encoding DUF4197 domain-containing protein, with amino-acid sequence MKKCIVLFFFLSIFWAGHIHAESWLQRGMDIFRDHPENNQSKRLPESDIAAGLREALKVGSENVVSHLGRENGFYLDPRAHISLPEGLQQVQHLMNRAGMGRMLDDLEVRMNRAAEMAVPKAKDMFAQAISSMTLEDAYSIYTGPDDSATRYFQDRMSMPLADEFQPVVRQSLSEAGAVRLYEDLMSDYQQLPFVPDVSVDLSRHVVDRSIMAIFDYLALEEAAIRNNPAKQTTDILRRVFGR; translated from the coding sequence ATGAAAAAGTGTATTGTGCTGTTCTTTTTTCTGAGCATTTTCTGGGCAGGGCATATTCATGCTGAAAGCTGGCTGCAAAGAGGCATGGATATTTTTCGTGACCATCCAGAAAATAATCAGTCCAAGCGGTTGCCCGAGTCTGATATAGCTGCAGGTCTGCGAGAGGCCCTGAAAGTGGGAAGTGAAAACGTAGTATCTCATCTTGGGCGAGAAAACGGTTTTTATCTTGATCCAAGAGCACATATCTCCCTGCCTGAGGGACTGCAGCAGGTACAACATTTAATGAACCGGGCAGGCATGGGAAGAATGCTGGATGATCTTGAGGTGCGAATGAACAGGGCTGCTGAAATGGCTGTACCCAAAGCAAAGGATATGTTTGCCCAGGCCATTTCCAGCATGACACTGGAAGATGCCTACTCCATATACACCGGGCCGGACGATTCTGCCACAAGGTACTTTCAGGACCGCATGTCCATGCCACTTGCTGATGAGTTTCAGCCTGTTGTGCGCCAAAGCCTTTCAGAGGCAGGTGCTGTAAGGCTGTATGAGGACTTAATGAGTGATTATCAGCAGCTCCCTTTTGTTCCGGATGTCAGTGTGGACCTTTCAAGACATGTGGTAGACAGATCCATTATGGCCATATTTGACTATCTGGCCTTGGAAGAGGCTGCCATCAGAAACAATCCAGCCAAACAGACAACTGATATTTTGCGCAGGGTTTTTGGACGGTAA
- a CDS encoding uracil-xanthine permease family protein, with product MTTGKSKTSDKLKNQTSRPGNLLYAVDERPPEWISAFTGFQLILLIVGPITVTPLVVARMAGIDPIEYSWIIFASLLASSIGTFIQVRRFGSVGSGYLLFIGSSGAFLACALAAAQIGGMALVATMAVLSAPLQILFGWLLGPLRKIITPLVGGVVIMLIVVSVLSIALDLMTGTGQEGADVHYLMVSVGTLTVILSLAIFGNKFLKLWSLVIGLLSGTILASFLGLTDFSAITESSWVGLPQGSWPGFYLEYSPELISLYLTFALVTIVGTVETIGDGMAIQHISQRDFRKIDYERVQGAIYADGVSNAIAGALGTIPNTTYSNAIAAVELTGVTARRVGYYVAGFLGLLAFSPKVASIMTSIPSPVIGAFLFVLLAMLFVTGIKLAASHGLNYESGIIIGVSFWVGFTFHNDLFFPHLIPDLVSPFVGNGMAAGGVTAIILSVLFYLKPAGRAGFTVERDLGQVSKLQVFINEYSQTRKVSPDQLHRLQLTTEELFTHLCSLEKFTSPVLRINLHGEDDVIHVEFIDSSRAKDIDFAVEDLQEFDGLVDPEELGLLILSRYARNLRHITIGGVNYITYDLPFEA from the coding sequence ATGACGACAGGCAAAAGTAAAACTTCTGACAAGTTGAAGAATCAGACTTCCAGGCCCGGAAACCTTTTATATGCTGTGGATGAGCGTCCTCCGGAATGGATCAGCGCTTTTACTGGTTTTCAGCTGATTCTGCTCATTGTAGGGCCTATAACAGTAACTCCGCTGGTTGTAGCCAGGATGGCCGGCATTGATCCCATAGAGTACTCATGGATTATATTTGCTTCACTTCTCGCCAGCAGCATTGGCACTTTTATTCAGGTTAGAAGATTTGGGTCTGTAGGTTCGGGTTATCTTCTGTTTATTGGCAGTTCAGGAGCATTTCTGGCATGCGCACTGGCAGCAGCCCAGATTGGAGGCATGGCTCTTGTAGCAACAATGGCGGTTCTTTCAGCTCCCTTGCAGATACTTTTCGGGTGGCTTCTGGGGCCATTGCGTAAGATCATCACGCCCTTAGTGGGTGGAGTGGTTATTATGCTCATTGTGGTTTCTGTTTTAAGCATTGCCCTTGACCTTATGACCGGGACAGGTCAGGAAGGTGCTGATGTTCATTATCTGATGGTCTCTGTCGGCACCCTGACAGTCATTTTAAGTCTGGCGATTTTCGGAAACAAGTTTCTCAAACTATGGAGTCTGGTCATTGGATTGCTGTCCGGCACCATCCTGGCATCTTTTCTCGGTCTGACAGATTTTTCAGCAATCACAGAAAGCAGCTGGGTTGGCCTGCCACAGGGATCATGGCCGGGCTTTTATCTTGAATACAGTCCGGAACTGATATCCCTGTACCTGACCTTTGCTCTGGTGACCATAGTCGGCACAGTAGAAACCATTGGAGATGGCATGGCCATTCAGCATATTTCCCAGCGTGATTTCCGCAAAATAGATTATGAGCGAGTTCAGGGGGCAATATATGCTGATGGTGTATCTAATGCCATTGCAGGCGCCCTCGGAACTATACCTAACACAACTTATTCCAATGCCATTGCTGCTGTTGAGCTCACAGGGGTAACAGCGCGCAGGGTTGGTTATTATGTGGCCGGGTTTCTTGGTCTGCTGGCTTTTTCTCCCAAGGTTGCATCCATCATGACTTCCATTCCTTCTCCTGTGATTGGAGCGTTTCTTTTTGTTCTGCTGGCAATGCTCTTTGTAACAGGCATCAAGCTGGCTGCCTCGCATGGGTTGAATTATGAAAGCGGTATCATTATCGGGGTATCATTCTGGGTGGGCTTTACATTTCATAACGATCTTTTCTTTCCTCATCTGATACCGGACCTTGTGTCACCCTTTGTGGGCAATGGGATGGCTGCAGGAGGAGTGACAGCAATCATTCTGAGTGTTCTTTTTTATCTCAAGCCTGCAGGCAGGGCCGGATTCACCGTGGAGCGAGATCTCGGTCAAGTATCTAAGCTGCAGGTTTTCATAAATGAGTATTCACAGACAAGAAAGGTTTCACCAGATCAGTTGCACAGGCTGCAATTGACAACAGAGGAGCTGTTTACACATCTATGCTCTCTGGAAAAGTTCACGTCTCCGGTACTGCGCATAAATCTGCACGGCGAAGACGATGTCATACATGTAGAATTTATTGACTCATCCCGGGCAAAGGATATTGACTTTGCAGTGGAGGATTTGCAAGAATTTGACGGGCTTGTTGATCCTGAGGAGCTGGGGCTTCTTATTCTAAGCAGATACGCCCGGAATTTGCGTCATATAACCATTGGCGGAGTTAATTATATTACCTATGATCTGCCATTTGAGGCCTGA
- a CDS encoding metallophosphoesterase family protein: MLTFIHAADFHLDSPLRGLGRYEGAPVADIREASRRALAGLVDYILENKIPLLLIAGDLYDDDCPDFQTLLHVSMQMDKIKEAGTRVAFIKGNHDAGNSMTRSLKLPDNVKTFSTSQAGTWIIEELGVAVHGQSYESAEVLDNIVQAYPDPLPDLFNIGLLHTSLSGKPGKSGYAPCELKHLLSKGYHYWALGHIHRYDVFHENPYVIFSGCIQGRHIREPGAKGCVRVDVNNSGQVSIERIILDVFRWKTLEVDITHLDTFQQVMDRTAREMEKVYSDESDGRSMGLRVVLHGNGAAHDQIVNDREALEAHIRRIGTDISRRKIWVEKIYTNTSPAVDLDELKKSKTPQGDLIRFIDELEHNPESFEQLEFSLEELGAKLSGKGVALPDLTDPEQRRQYLERARRMIIPLMS, encoded by the coding sequence ATGCTAACATTTATTCACGCTGCTGATTTTCACTTAGACAGTCCCCTGCGCGGTCTTGGCCGCTATGAAGGCGCCCCTGTTGCTGATATTCGTGAAGCAAGCCGACGGGCCCTGGCCGGTCTTGTGGATTATATTCTGGAAAACAAGATTCCATTGCTTCTGATTGCCGGTGATCTTTACGATGACGACTGCCCGGACTTTCAGACCTTGCTTCATGTATCCATGCAAATGGATAAAATCAAAGAAGCAGGCACCAGAGTTGCTTTTATCAAAGGCAACCACGACGCTGGCAATTCCATGACCAGATCCCTCAAGCTTCCGGACAATGTTAAAACTTTCTCGACCAGCCAGGCCGGTACATGGATAATTGAAGAGCTTGGAGTTGCAGTACACGGCCAGAGTTACGAATCAGCCGAAGTTCTGGACAATATTGTCCAGGCTTACCCCGACCCCCTTCCGGACCTTTTTAATATTGGCCTCCTGCATACCTCCCTTTCAGGCAAACCTGGAAAAAGCGGCTATGCTCCCTGCGAACTCAAACATCTCCTGTCCAAGGGATATCATTACTGGGCACTGGGTCATATCCATAGATACGATGTTTTCCATGAGAACCCTTATGTGATTTTTTCAGGCTGCATTCAGGGCAGGCATATCAGAGAACCTGGTGCAAAAGGATGTGTTCGGGTTGACGTAAACAATTCAGGACAGGTCAGCATAGAACGTATTATCCTTGATGTATTCAGGTGGAAAACCTTAGAAGTGGATATCACCCACCTTGACACCTTTCAACAGGTTATGGACAGAACAGCTCGAGAAATGGAAAAAGTTTACTCTGACGAATCTGACGGGAGGTCTATGGGACTTCGTGTTGTGCTGCATGGAAATGGAGCTGCTCACGATCAGATAGTAAATGACCGGGAAGCTTTGGAAGCACATATCAGGCGCATAGGCACGGATATTTCCCGCAGGAAAATCTGGGTTGAAAAAATTTATACCAATACCAGTCCGGCTGTTGACCTTGACGAACTAAAAAAAAGCAAAACACCTCAGGGTGATCTGATAAGGTTCATTGATGAGCTGGAACATAACCCTGAGAGTTTTGAGCAGCTTGAATTCAGCTTAGAAGAGCTTGGAGCAAAACTATCTGGAAAAGGCGTTGCCCTGCCGGATTTGACAGATCCAGAACAGCGCAGGCAATACCTGGAGAGAGCCCGGCGCATGATCATACCCCTGATGTCATAA
- a CDS encoding serine protease, which produces MKKLFFSTILSLFMFFALAVNAQPTEKPLEKKSTNLTKIVGGEPVIDESRYPWMVSLNRDFKFPDLYLGHQCGGILIAPDWVLTAAHCTPHVYTHFHAILGTTSLSAPPGKYERIPIRRVLLHKDYDLDYDPNTYYNDVALLQLSFPSSMTPISGLMEVDEFTPFETMFTAVGWGALEYRGEYPEQLMQVSVPYVDNDICRITLEKEGLTITDNMLCAGAWEGGKDACYGDSGGPLLRQVQGRDVLAGIVSFGHECAVRAKPGVYVRVSKFTDWIKTTAQSECTFDALEQQFPQYFTRPSENSIIMTTEDDDMRYRSYPLSSSFLGLRGNQIIYSGELSDYQLTDLGTLDEWAEATNCRILH; this is translated from the coding sequence ATGAAAAAGCTCTTTTTTTCAACAATCCTCAGCTTGTTTATGTTTTTTGCCCTTGCAGTCAATGCACAGCCAACTGAAAAACCTTTAGAAAAAAAGTCCACCAACCTTACCAAAATTGTAGGCGGTGAACCTGTTATAGATGAATCCCGGTACCCCTGGATGGTATCGCTTAATCGTGACTTCAAGTTTCCTGACTTGTACCTCGGTCATCAATGTGGTGGCATCCTTATTGCCCCAGACTGGGTACTTACAGCTGCCCATTGCACACCACATGTGTATACCCATTTTCATGCCATTCTTGGCACCACGTCTTTGTCAGCTCCTCCCGGCAAATATGAACGTATTCCCATACGCCGGGTCCTTCTTCACAAAGACTATGATTTAGATTATGATCCTAATACTTACTACAATGATGTTGCCCTTCTCCAGCTGAGCTTTCCTTCTTCCATGACACCCATCTCCGGCCTGATGGAAGTTGACGAATTCACTCCCTTTGAAACCATGTTTACTGCTGTTGGCTGGGGAGCACTTGAGTACCGTGGTGAATATCCTGAACAGCTTATGCAGGTGAGTGTTCCCTACGTGGACAATGATATTTGTCGAATAACCCTTGAAAAGGAAGGACTCACAATCACTGACAATATGCTTTGTGCTGGAGCATGGGAGGGCGGAAAGGATGCATGTTACGGAGACAGCGGTGGACCGCTCCTCAGGCAGGTACAGGGCCGGGATGTTCTCGCCGGAATAGTCAGCTTCGGCCATGAATGCGCTGTCAGGGCCAAACCTGGAGTATACGTCAGGGTTTCAAAATTTACTGACTGGATAAAAACAACTGCCCAAAGCGAATGCACCTTTGATGCCTTAGAACAGCAGTTTCCCCAGTATTTTACCAGACCGTCCGAAAACAGTATTATAATGACTACTGAAGATGACGATATGAGATACCGCTCCTACCCCCTGTCCAGTTCTTTTCTGGGCTTGCGCGGCAATCAAATTATCTATTCCGGGGAACTCTCAGATTATCAACTGACCGACCTTGGAACGTTAGATGAGTGGGCTGAGGCCACCAATTGTCGCATACTGCATTGA
- a CDS encoding CCA tRNA nucleotidyltransferase, with the protein MDSDTQALQSAFNVLENIEARGFAAFIAGGAVRDYLLKKQIHDIDIATSMPLTDLAQIYPSKNMGSSRDFGTLLIQNQGRYFEVTELRGGKQDHSSCKVCLSQKEHLFHQDALLRDFTVNAMALDSSERILDPCNGIEDLRNRVIKTPSQPDLILISDPLRMLRAVRFACELGFSIEGSTMACIRDNAHLISKPASERISSEFFKMCRLPGKVFAQSIMLMDQSGLLEIILPEISRLKTFTHNFKHHPEGGVFEHTMAALKANDTADPVINLSILFHDSGKAATFAIRDGQPTYYRHEKASIDIIRSVARRLKIPGRILGQVAFAAENHMKALKIHEMKPSKIYRLMSEPGWPVLKKTVECDIQARGQSAVEFKRSVECLQEKIMASTRQNKSDSRFVLTGKQVMQYTGLPQGPEIGRILKLTTDWALDNHIKDEKKIRDYVLMLTKKQ; encoded by the coding sequence ATGGACAGTGATACCCAAGCATTGCAGTCCGCGTTTAATGTCCTTGAAAACATTGAAGCGCGGGGTTTTGCAGCCTTTATCGCGGGTGGAGCCGTGCGGGATTATTTGTTGAAAAAACAAATCCATGATATAGATATTGCTACTTCCATGCCTTTGACTGATCTTGCACAAATTTACCCTTCAAAGAATATGGGCAGCAGCAGAGATTTTGGAACACTGCTTATTCAAAATCAGGGCAGGTATTTTGAGGTAACCGAGCTAAGGGGAGGCAAGCAGGATCATTCAAGTTGCAAAGTGTGTCTGTCTCAAAAGGAGCATCTTTTTCACCAGGATGCCCTGCTCAGGGATTTTACGGTTAATGCCATGGCCCTGGATTCATCAGAACGTATCCTTGATCCCTGTAATGGGATTGAAGACCTCAGAAACAGGGTCATCAAAACTCCAAGCCAACCGGATTTGATTCTAATCAGTGATCCCCTGCGCATGCTCAGGGCCGTCAGGTTTGCCTGTGAACTTGGATTCAGCATTGAAGGCAGCACAATGGCCTGTATCAGGGATAATGCGCACCTTATTTCCAAGCCAGCGTCCGAAAGAATAAGTTCTGAGTTTTTTAAAATGTGCAGGCTTCCAGGAAAAGTTTTTGCTCAGTCCATAATGCTTATGGATCAGAGCGGACTCCTTGAAATTATTCTGCCGGAAATCAGCAGGCTCAAGACCTTTACTCATAATTTCAAGCATCATCCAGAAGGGGGGGTATTTGAACATACCATGGCTGCCCTCAAAGCCAATGACACTGCAGATCCAGTGATCAATCTTTCCATCTTATTTCATGATTCAGGAAAAGCAGCAACTTTTGCCATACGAGATGGACAGCCAACGTATTACAGGCATGAAAAGGCCAGTATTGACATTATCAGAAGTGTGGCCAGAAGGTTGAAAATTCCAGGCAGGATATTGGGCCAGGTAGCTTTTGCTGCTGAAAATCATATGAAGGCCCTGAAAATACATGAAATGAAGCCCTCCAAAATTTACAGGCTCATGTCTGAGCCAGGCTGGCCGGTATTGAAGAAAACAGTGGAATGTGATATCCAGGCCAGGGGACAGAGTGCTGTTGAATTTAAGCGGTCAGTTGAGTGCCTGCAGGAAAAAATCATGGCCTCGACCAGGCAGAATAAATCGGACAGTAGATTTGTTCTAACTGGTAAACAGGTTATGCAATATACCGGTTTGCCCCAGGGGCCGGAAATTGGCAGAATATTGAAGCTTACTACTGACTGGGCCTTGGATAACCACATTAAAGATGAGAAAAAAATCCGAGATTATGTATTGATGCTTACGAAAAAGCAGTGA
- the tilS gene encoding tRNA lysidine(34) synthetase TilS — MLDTLQTLPGKWARFCLRIESFWQEVCDLEADYEDSRTAGKIICSSSKCSAAGITKHAGKVKESRVLIALSGGPDSVALLKVLFYLRIRNNLDIHAAHLNHMLRPEADQEEDFVSNCCREHDILLVRAREDVQAFAAGNRMGIEEAARFIRYEFLAQEASRLDADFIMTGHHLNDLAEDQLLRLGRGTGWPGLAGMKAYDPSRRLMRILLRTPKQDILDFLKAVRQNYITDYSNDDTSFSRNRVRHNIVPEMEQINPGYLDAVESMWQLGRIDERHWQDILENIPVHKKGDDFFCAPDTLQTLSCSVRLRLYKNVLDRLGPGQALFDSLITLDRLWLQKAGNKMVQFPGDKFAKIYQKGVLFGIISR, encoded by the coding sequence ATGTTGGATACTTTGCAGACACTCCCTGGCAAGTGGGCCAGATTCTGTCTAAGAATTGAATCTTTCTGGCAGGAAGTTTGTGACCTGGAAGCTGACTATGAAGATTCACGCACTGCTGGCAAGATTATATGTTCTTCCTCAAAATGCAGTGCCGCTGGCATTACAAAGCATGCTGGAAAAGTTAAGGAATCAAGGGTTTTGATTGCCCTTTCAGGCGGTCCTGACTCGGTGGCCCTGCTCAAGGTGCTTTTTTATTTAAGAATTAGAAATAACCTGGATATTCACGCGGCTCATCTTAATCACATGCTAAGGCCGGAAGCAGACCAGGAAGAGGATTTCGTCAGTAATTGCTGCCGGGAGCATGATATCTTGCTGGTTAGAGCCAGGGAAGATGTTCAAGCCTTTGCTGCCGGCAACAGGATGGGGATAGAGGAAGCTGCCCGATTCATAAGATATGAGTTTCTTGCCCAGGAGGCCAGCAGGCTTGACGCTGACTTTATCATGACCGGTCATCACCTCAATGATCTGGCAGAGGATCAGCTGTTAAGGCTGGGACGGGGCACTGGATGGCCCGGGCTTGCAGGCATGAAGGCGTATGATCCTTCAAGACGGCTGATGCGTATTTTGTTGCGTACGCCTAAGCAGGATATTTTAGATTTTCTGAAAGCTGTAAGACAGAACTATATTACAGATTATTCCAATGATGATACATCTTTTTCCCGCAACCGGGTCAGGCATAATATTGTTCCTGAAATGGAGCAGATTAATCCCGGATACTTAGATGCTGTGGAAAGCATGTGGCAGCTCGGCAGGATAGATGAAAGGCACTGGCAGGATATTCTTGAAAATATACCTGTGCATAAAAAGGGTGATGATTTTTTTTGTGCTCCGGATACATTGCAGACCCTGTCATGCTCGGTTCGACTCAGGCTTTATAAAAATGTTCTGGACAGGCTTGGACCCGGTCAGGCCCTGTTTGACAGTTTGATAACCCTGGACCGGCTCTGGCTTCAAAAGGCAGGCAACAAGATGGTTCAGTTTCCAGGCGATAAGTTTGCAAAGATATATCAAAAAGGTGTCTTATTTGGAATCATCAGCCGATGA
- a CDS encoding peptide-binding protein: MFFHKSIFLMLFCLLFIAACETESDHLLSDTSQSPARWQEQNAFPEEPLHGGRIVIGITGEPSNLIPPLASDSASSEINNHIYISPLRYNKDIELEKWAAEELEIIDGGQKILIRLKPDIKWFDGEELTADDVLFTYELMIDPETPTAYAQDYLAISDFQVLDRYSFEVSYEKPFARSLVTWALPVLPRHILEDEDLLSTRYIRDPVGAGPYRLHRWDAGRQLVLRANHDYFEGRPHIDEIVYRIIPDQATMFLELQAGNLDMMNMTPQQHLFQTDDDFWQQNFQKFSYPASGYTYLGYNLKHPFFTDVRVRQALAHAVDREELVKGVLLGEGLTTVGPYMPGTWVYNDSIQDYQYDPQKALELLALSGWEMGPDNVLVKDGTPFEFTILTNQGNDLRIRTATIIQYRLARIGIRVRIRTVEWATFIREFVDKGRFDVVLLGWSTPQDPDMYNVWHSSQAVENGLNFVYFKNDRVDELLEKGRQSFDMEVRKKAYDEIQEILHYEQPYMFLYVQNALPIVHARFMGIEPAPSGIMYNFKDWWVPESLQRFSIPH; encoded by the coding sequence ATGTTTTTTCATAAATCAATATTTTTAATGCTTTTCTGTCTGCTGTTTATTGCAGCTTGTGAAACCGAGAGTGATCACTTATTGTCAGATACTTCTCAGAGTCCTGCCCGGTGGCAGGAACAGAATGCTTTTCCAGAAGAACCGTTACATGGGGGGCGTATTGTCATAGGCATTACCGGAGAGCCAAGTAATCTTATTCCGCCCCTTGCTTCAGATTCAGCCTCCAGCGAGATCAACAATCATATTTACATATCGCCGCTGCGCTATAACAAGGATATTGAGCTGGAAAAATGGGCTGCTGAAGAACTGGAAATTATTGACGGTGGGCAAAAAATATTAATCAGGCTCAAGCCTGATATTAAATGGTTTGACGGTGAAGAGCTGACAGCTGACGATGTACTTTTTACTTATGAGTTAATGATTGATCCTGAGACACCTACGGCCTATGCCCAGGACTATTTGGCCATCAGCGATTTTCAGGTTCTTGACAGGTATTCTTTTGAAGTAAGTTATGAAAAACCCTTTGCCAGATCACTGGTGACATGGGCTTTGCCTGTTCTGCCAAGACATATTCTTGAGGATGAAGACCTGCTGAGTACCAGATATATTCGCGACCCCGTAGGTGCCGGGCCTTACCGACTGCATCGATGGGATGCAGGCAGGCAGCTTGTACTTCGGGCCAACCATGACTATTTCGAAGGCAGACCCCATATTGATGAGATAGTTTACAGGATAATACCGGACCAGGCCACCATGTTTCTCGAGCTTCAGGCAGGCAACTTAGATATGATGAATATGACCCCGCAACAGCATCTGTTTCAGACTGATGATGATTTCTGGCAGCAAAATTTTCAGAAGTTCAGTTATCCGGCTTCAGGGTATACCTATCTCGGATATAACCTTAAGCATCCTTTTTTTACTGATGTCCGGGTGCGGCAGGCACTGGCCCATGCTGTTGACAGGGAGGAACTGGTCAAGGGAGTTTTGCTGGGAGAAGGATTAACAACTGTTGGCCCTTATATGCCGGGTACATGGGTTTATAACGATAGTATCCAGGACTATCAATATGATCCTCAGAAGGCTCTGGAACTTCTTGCCCTGAGCGGGTGGGAAATGGGACCTGACAATGTTCTGGTAAAAGACGGAACTCCTTTTGAGTTTACGATTCTGACCAATCAGGGCAATGACTTGCGCATCAGAACAGCGACCATAATCCAGTACCGTCTGGCCAGGATAGGTATAAGAGTGCGCATTCGAACAGTCGAATGGGCCACCTTTATCAGAGAGTTTGTGGATAAAGGGCGTTTTGATGTTGTACTTTTAGGCTGGTCAACTCCACAGGATCCCGACATGTACAATGTATGGCATTCTTCTCAGGCTGTGGAAAACGGCCTGAACTTTGTGTATTTCAAGAATGATCGTGTTGACGAGCTGCTGGAAAAAGGCAGGCAGAGTTTTGATATGGAGGTGCGTAAAAAGGCATACGATGAAATCCAGGAAATTCTGCATTATGAGCAGCCGTATATGTTTTTGTATGTCCAGAATGCCTTGCCCATAGTTCATGCCAGATTTATGGGCATTGAACCTGCGCCTTCAGGGATTATGTATAATTTTAAAGACTGGTGGGTTCCAGAAAGTCTACAGCGATTTTCAATTCCGCATTAG